The DNA region aaaaaaaagagacatgcTGATAAATCTGGCTCAACCAGATGATTGTTGCATGTGAATCACGGTGCTCCTGCAATCTAAAACCTGAGATTGGTTACATCATTCCTGTTTCCTCTGGTGGACACCAAACACTGCTGaggacagggctctgctgaACACAAGTTCCCTTGTTGCAGTgaggagggaattttgggaggcCTTTTGCTCATCTGTCACATTTCATTATAGCAAACCCCACAAAAGATTGGCATGTTGTCAGTAGTGCCCTGAGAGGTTTGTGCCACGTCTCCTCTCCCatcaaaaccaacccaaaattaccccagcaaggtgttttccttcctgaaggaatgcagagccctgggggatCACAGTGCCCAAGGTCTGCACAGGGAAATTTCTGGGAGGAATTCTTGTCGGGAGCGGAATCAGCGGGACAAATTCTACCGTGACCCCTTATTTTTCCTGAATGAAACCcagtgccaggaggagctggaggtgaaTTTAAAAGCAGATATACCTCAGAGTGCCCTCCCAGCAGAAGGGCTGTGCTTTTAGAACAATAGCACGAGGTTGTGTCTGATTGCTGAAATGTAATTTAAGAACAAAATCCTCGGCTGCTCTGCGGAGGAGCCGAATCCAGAGCATTCAGCACATTCCTGCCATGGATGTGTGCAGCTCCACCTTGGGCCAAAATACACACAAATCAGTAGGGcaagattttatttctgcaacATCACTGCCTTGGGAGTGCTGGCCAAAGGAACAGAGCTTCGATGTGTCTGGAATAAATCTGAAGGTGTCTAAGTGAAAGAAATCCTGGTAGGCACCACTAATTCCCCAAACAGAGCAGTGACATCACCTCAGGAGCAGAGAACATGCTAGCTGcctgcagaaaagctgaaattcagAGTTTTTTCAGTGAAGTGTTAACTGTGGGCAGTCTGATACCTGGGATTTCAGGTTCATGCTTTGCTCAAAGTGTGATGTATGAAGACACAGCTGAGGAAAGCTGAACAAGCACACAATGCctgggttgttgtttttttttttaagagaccataattttcctgaaaaatgcatttcccCTCATTTTAAAGGCAAACAAAACCTTGCATGAATGGGAGAACAATGCACCATAACTCTGTAAGCCCAACACCACCTATCCTTTGGAACTGTTCTGGACTCAAAGCTGTTTGTGGTCAATTAGTAAGCCACACAATCTAATTGAGggtttaaaaaccaaaaaatctccTGCAGAATTTTAGCTCCTGGCAGCGAAATTCTGCCTTTCCTGTTTTCCAAGAGATAGCcctgattttgttttctgcctAAATGAACTGATGACTCAGCAGGCATTTCCAGCTCCATCACTAAGATCGGGgcatttccattttcagtttctgtctGGAACTGAATGAAAGGTGAACAACAAAAAGAGATTTGAAAATGACTAGAAAAGCTCTGTGTAAATGCACTCActcccagcctgcagtgctgagcacttTGCTGTTTGGGCAGGAGTTAAAGGTGTCAATTCCATAAAATCCCATATAACTTCTCTACAATCCCACATAAAAAAGAGAGCACTCACCTCCACTTAGGATAATGACAGCTATAAATATTGCCAGGTCACTGTCATCTAATTCCAGTGCATTGAACTTCACAGCAAACTCAAACTTGGGCTCCATAAAGTCACAAAAAGGTTTCCTCAGGCTCTTCAGGAACTCCCGCGTCATGAACCCTTGTCCATCAGATATGAGAACCCCATCTTTATTCATCAGGGAGGCCAGCAGGGTGTAGATGATCTCGTGGACCCCATATTTCAGTAGAGTCACTTGGTCGTTGAGGTCGAGGTTGACAAAGCCCGGGATGTTCTTGGCGAACTCGGTGATCTCCTGCACGGCCTCCACGGAGCGGACCTGGCAGCGCTGGAAGATGCGGATGGCCACCTCCTTGTTCTCCTCCTGCAGGGGGGACACGTGCTTGCACTTGATCTGGTCTTCCCCCATCATCAAAGAGTTCATGTCATAAATAACGAAGGGCTGAAACGAAGGGAAATTCCAGTTACTCCCAAACGTCCTCCCCGAGAGTGCCGGACTCCGGAGGAACCCCGAGAGAACTCAGCAGCAACTCCTCAGACAACTCTGAGGAACCCACCAAGGGTTCCCAAAGAGTTTAATTGTCCTGAGGAACCTAAAGGGCTCCCAAAATAGTTGTATTGTCATAAGGAACCTGTCAGGAGTTCCCCAAATAGTTAAATTGTCATGAGGAACCTAAAGGACTCCCCAAAGAGTTAAATTGTCCTGAAAAACCTGTTAAGGGTTTCCAAATAGTTAAATTGTCATGAGGAACCTAAAGGACTCCCCAAAGAGTTAAATTGTCCTGAAAAACCTGTTAAGGGTTTCCAAATAGTTAAATTGTCATGAGGAACCTAAAGGACTCCCCAAAGAGTTAAATTGTCCTGAAAAACCTGTTAAGGGTTTCCAAATAGTTAAATTGTCCTAAAAAACCTATCAAGGGCTCCCCAAATTGTCCTGAGGAACCCATCAAGGGTTCCCCAAGGAGTTAAATTGTCCTGAGGAACCTGTCAAGGGCTCCCCAAAGAGTTAAATTGCCCTGAGGAACCTATCAAGGGTTCCTCAAGGAGTTAAATTGTCCTGAGGAACCTGTCAAGAGTTCACCAAATAGTAAAATTATCATGAGGAACCTAAAGGGCTCCCCAGAGAGTTAAATTGTCCAGAGGAACCCATCAAGGGTTTCCAAATAGTTGAATTGTCTTGAGAAACATAACAAGGGCTTCCCAAATAGTTAAATTGTCCTGAGGAACCTAAAGGATCCCCAGAGAGTTAAATTGTCCTGAGGAACCCATCAAGGGTTCCTCAAATAGTTGAATTGTCCTGAGGAACCTGTCAAGGGCTCCCCAAATAGTTGAATTGTCCTGAAAAAACGAAAGGGCTCCCCAAAGTGTTAAATTGTCCTAAGGAACCTATCAATGGTTCCCAAATAGTTAAATTGTTCTGAGGAACCTGTCAATGGCTCCCCAAAGAGTTAAATTGTCCTGAGGAATCCATCAAGGGTTCCTCAAAGAGTTAAATGGTCCTGAAAAACCTGTCAAGGGCTTCCCAAAGAGTTAAATTGTCCTAAAACCTATAAAAACAAATATCCTCACAATGTTAAATGATTTCCAGAAAGGCCAAGtaaaggaggggaaggagcacTATTTTAAAGTGTCCAGagttttgccttttcctttgtttgtttgctttttgctttaTAGAATTTTCTGTAATTCTAGAATTGAAAGTTTGGAATGTTGAACAAAAGGTTTAAGTGATACCACTTTTACCTGAATTAGAACAGCTTCTGAAAAAGAGAATgtaaggagaggaaaggaactttcttttttttagtagaAAGACAGAGAATATTCTCATTTTGATTCCTTTATTTACTTTCATGCTCCTTTCATGTTCTATCCTTGGAAACACTGCAAGTAATATCAACTTTATGGTATTGATTAACTGATACATGTAACCTTTTGCTGTTAACTCCTGTAAAAATAACAATGTTAGGATATGTTTAGACGCACTCAACTTGTGTTtgggaaagcaaaacaaataccATGCTACAAACTACAATTCAGAACACAAAAATGAGGCTGACTGTGAAATAAACTCAACTGGAACGAATCAATTTTGAAAGCAGCTTAGCAAAAGTGGTGCCAGAATACTTGCATTAGGATCTGGAAACAATCTCTTCTAGAACATGCAAAAGAAGTTCCTGGGTTTAAAGAAGTGGTTATGTGAGGATTTCTCAAATTCATTTGAAAAATCTTCCCCTCAAGAAGATTAATGACTGAATAGTTCATTGCTGCACTGAACAAATCTCACTGATAGTAATGTTTGTTAACATACttgaataattaattaaaatacaagGGAGCATACTCCAACCATCagattaaagaaataattttttaaatggtagATCATTTATGATTGCAGATTGTAATAGGGATGCTGATTCTCATGGTTTTATGTTTACAGCTCCAGACCACCACATtccaggagggacagagggagggattaaattattttcccacTTGCACTGAGGATTTTCAGTGTGAAACTGAAACAACAAACATGCTGTGCTGAGAaaagccaggagagcaggagtgtTTCAGGTAATGACATTttggcagcagcaaagccattAAATACCTATCTGCACATATGGATATGCACACACGTGGAACAGTGGAGTAACTTTcaaaatgcatattttggtTCTTGTGGGCAAtttcttcctgttctttctAGTGGGAGCACCAAGTACAAGAGAAAGTCATTATCAGTCCATGCCCACGTGCTTTAGAAAGCTGATATTGCACCACTGGTCTACCCAGGAGAGATGAAAATCAAGAGAGAGCTCAAAATAgccaaagattttttaaaatataaggaTTCAGATGAACTTGAGAGTAGAATCTGATGTCAAATGAGCTCTGTATACCCCAGGAGGTGATGAATAACTCATTCTAGTTTTGATTCACTTGCATAtccaaacatttaaaattaattcaggtCATGCAGCAACTAAAAAATAACATGAATTTAAACTATGTCCATAGAAAACAGTTTGATGCTCCAAGCACCAAATCCATTGATAAAACCATGAAAGTTGCAACCATTAAATCCAGAATGTCACTCTTGCAGTGGTATCTTCAAGAAAGACTTGAAAGTTGGCAGAACTGAAAAGCTGGATTCTGTCTCCTGCTTTATTGCTGCTTCTCATGTGCCAAAGTTAAAAACTCccaagaaaaaaggagaattaaTTGATGCCATTATACATTTACTGGGTGAGAATTGCAGAGGTGGAACtttcaggcaggagcaggctgcacaTCAGTTTCTGCAGAATAAATAAACTTTGCTAATTCAAACTTTGTGCTGAAAAGTTACTCACACTGTTAGTGCCCACCACATTTAAAGCTTTTATGTGAGGGCTACAACAAATTTCTGGACAatgttaaaattattattttaattgcctttaaggaaaggaagaaatacatttttggaGCCTGAAGTACCTCTGAGTTCTTTGCTGTCCTTGAAATTattaaggaaaatgaaatacaCTCTCTGTTGTAATCCTGACAATAAAATTTCTGCCAATGATTCTAGAAAATACATCAAGCTAGGAGTTATAAGTTGTGGAAAACTATTTTGTTCTTTAGGTATTAAAATACTGTTACCAACATGATCAGATATTATTTATCCTTCTCTCACTGATACAGAAGATTATTATGGATTGCAAATGAAGTTTCCAAGGCAGCCCTCCACTTATCACTATTCCTCACTTTTCCAAGATTTTCCTGCCCATTCTCCTAAAATTCCAACTGCACCAACACAGGGCACTGATGTGACCTGAGATAAcccagagaaaagcaggaattcaTCAGAGCTTCATAAGAACGAGCATCACATAAGaatgtgctggggctggaatcATTTGGCACTTGAAAAGGGATATTCCTCAGAGAACAGCAATTCCTGACAGCTGGAGAGCCACCTTAAACAGATAGTGTGGGAGATAACCTCTGGGCAAGGAGAGGGAAAACGGGAAGAGAGGATCAGGGAATACAAAAAGGTTAAGGTGACCTTCAAATTCTTGTCCTGGTTTCAAGTATTTTATTAGGTGAACTTGGAGTTTTTTCAAATAATGTTTACTTATCCTATCTAAAAACATTTCCTGTGTTTCAGAGGCAGCTTGAAATGTGTCACTGCCAACAgcaaagtggggttttttgggggttttttttaggttcggtgttttgtattttggctttttttaagaGCTGCGTTGTCAGCTCGGCGAATCATTTACTcggaaaaaaggaagaaacagaaagaagaggGAACTGACTGATTTGTCTGTCGTCTTTCCTGTCAGGATGGCCCTTGCCTTGGCTTTGGTCAGAGGGAAGGACTTGATGTAGGAGTCGTAGAGGTGCTTGGCCAGCGCGCGCAGGTCGGCGGACTCGGGGTTCAGCTGCTCGATGTCGCTGGAGATCTCCgccagcagcttctccttctcTGCCTGGGGCATCCGCCCGAACCTGATGGCTGAGAGCACCACAAGAGTTACAAAAACCCACACTGCAGGGCCTTTCCTGCCACTTTCCTGCCCCTGCACTTGCACCTCAAGCAGCACGTTGGAGTTTTTGTCGCCTTTCGGTGCTGAAGTTTGGGTTAGGCGAGCAAGGAAAGAGGCTCTTCTGCATTTAGTCAAAACAGCTGGAGAGCTTTAAAGGAATGGAAACAAACAAATCTCACCCTGGAAATCATCTCTGTGCCCATTACCATACCTTGCTTAGAAAGGCAAACCCCCTGGTTCTACCTCCAATCTACATAAAATGCAAAGAATATTTAAGATATTAAAGTTCTGTTGGCTCGGGGTGGGAACCACCATCGAGCCTTGTGTTGTTCTGGGCAAATCACCACCCGGGTCTGAGATTCTCCATTTGTTTAGAAACAAAACCCTCACATGCCTTGCAGGAAGGAATTCTGAAACAGTTCAGCAGAATTTAACGTAGCAAGTGCTATAAATTGTTACCATGGGGAAGGAGGTTGTACAGGGAATAAAAAGCTAGAAAAGGCTGAGTTGTTTGTGGCACCTCTATGCATGTGCAGTATTGAAAAACCAGGAAATGGTTCTACCTCATCAGGTGAGCTCAAAATTGCTCAGATCTCCTCTGCACCTCCTACTTTTCCATCGTGTACTTCCTAACCAAGACTGTTTATCCACGTGGGGACTGACTGCAGAATGTTTCAAATGAGCCATCAAAGTCAAGACTGATTTATCACATGATAGTTCAgtaaacagaatttattttgttttatgaaaaccaaacagaacaaaagagCATCCAAACAAGAAACGGAAGGAAGAAATCAAGGTTTGCATTTTGGCCCTAGGGGGAAATAGAAatattatgaatattttttcagtgattATTGTGTTCCTTGGATAAAGGAAAAGTGCTGCTAAGATCATATAGGGATGATTTTACTGGGGATGTTTATTTTGGAAACAAGCAGCCACTTTTCTGTGAGTTTGCTGCAATGTGCTGATGGGAAAACAggacatttttttccaagaacaAATAATTATGTTAGAACACATCCCCcctctccatttttcttctattatATTTATTGATCAGTTGTCTTATTTCCTGTCTGTAGAAACaaagttgtttatttttatgactGAACTCCTCTTTCAGCAACCTCAGTCTGGGAGTGAGACCTGCTGGATATTTCAGAATTTCCTGGGTGTCCTTTACTGAACACCAGCAGGAAATGATTCTGTTGTGAGCCTGCTCCTGAGAGCTGAGATTTACAAAAGCAGATTCATAATCTGGAATCCCACTGGCCATTCCATCAAAAGAAAAGGTGATCAGAactcaaatgcattttaaatacaaCATTTCATtataaagtatattttaaatataaaaatttgtTAACAACAAGGAGGATTGTGAGTCAAGAACTCCTATCTTACAATTTCATAGacacaggatttattttttcatagaaTAAATTATTCTAAATGTATTTGGAATGTATTTTATTGGTGAGAGATCAGATGCAGCAGATTCTGTTCAATGTTTGTTAGCACTGCAGGCAAAATCTGGGGCAAAATCAATTTTGTGGGACTAGCCTAGCAGTTTCCTTTTGTAAAAATCCTTGTCACTGCCATTTTCAGGGGGCTGAGACAAAAAccagggagagctcaggcaGCGAGAGGCTGATGGGAGGAATTGGGAAAGGGGGATTTTGGATGGGAGCAGAAGGAGGGGCTGATGATGATGGCACTGCCAAAGGtcaggctgggaaaggagagcctggggagggatcagcagggctgggaaaagcctgggagagctctggAACCCTGGCTGGCTGAGAGGGTTCTCCCCCCACTTctctcccagcactcccaggctctgcaggtctgggcaggagcctgcagctggagtgtggatttctctctttccttggGCAGTTCCTCCCTTTCCTTGAATTCCAGCACTCCCCAAATGTCAGGAGCAGTGAACACAGTCAGTCCCTCGTGCTGCATTCTGTCCTTTCTGGGGAAGAGCTACAATATTGATCCTCAGCCCGGATTTTACCTCTTGGAGAAGTTAAATGTGAAAAAGGTGATTGTTTATAGAATCTTCTGTAGGGCACTGCTCTTCTGATTGTCTGGATTATTTCTGGGCATAAAGGAGACCCCAAATAGCCCATCAGTGCAGTTTGTTACATTAGAAAACAcaaggcagagccaggctgggtaCCTGTCTGATTTTGGTGGAGATGTGCCCAGATTGAGCAATCCCCTGCTCCCAGAACTGATGACAAAGACATTGCCATGTGTTCTTTTTTCCCATTGCAGTAGCTGAGCCAATACCAGCGGCACTTTTAGCagaagagaacaaaataaatgacattttaaaacaaaaagaaccaAGCTGCTGCTCAGTGGCACTTGAGAGCCCAGTCTGCACCACTCAGGGTTAaggccagagcagcactgtggctagagagaaggaaaggaaaacaatattccAAGCATGAGAACACCACTGTCTTTTTTAACCTTTAGCCAAGTGGTGTGGAGCATTTCTACATGAAAAAATGTGGCTGTAGCTGCTGTGTGTCTCCTTGCAGTCCCCCTTTTGTCCTGATCATTTTGCAATAATACATCTACACAAGACTGGAACCCTCAGGCACAAATAACCCACATTCTGCCTCAAAGCATTTCAAATTCTGGTAATTTCCCTACCCAAGTGGCTGAAGTGGAATCTGGAGATGCAACATTAAATGTGTCTCAGTGTCACTGGTGAGACCCCCTGGTTCCACCTCCAATCTACATAAAATGTAAAGAATATTTAAGATATTAAAGTTCTGTTGGCTGATGGTAGGAACTTGGGTAGGAACACATCCAGTGTTGCATTTCTTTATGTTTCTGGGTCCTCAAAGGTGAAATTCAGATCTTTTTGATAAATTAGTTTATAAATTATAATGGAATGAGGGTGTTTTGTGCAAGGCAATGTAACCAGAgcaggcaaaataaaaaaggcaggtGTAAAAGGCAATGTTTGAATAGAAACACTGAGTCCTTGTTGGGACAACTCCTCATTGGAGCAAAGGAAAATGTTCCTTGGAGCCCTGGGGCAAATGGCTTTGCCCTTTTCCTGCCTCCCCTGAATCCTAGAACCTTTTGGTGCCACTGcttctgtctgggcaggggctaaagagggaaaaatgcagatgaaatgtgaattttaaagCTGTTCTAGGTGTTGTAAGGCAGAGAAAATGGTCTGGGCCATCCCTTCCTGATGAGGCTGCCCATGGATCCCACGGACAccactgggagctgtgctgccaggccaGGGGAAAATCTGGCATGCACCttgaaaagaataataaaaacccctCCTGAATTACTATAAAAATACCCACAGTAGCATTTCaaaattagatttatttttaagtgttacTGTTGCATCCCAGGAATTTGAAAACCATATTTTCTATTAGCAAAACATTTCCCAGACCAATTTACATTCAGTGCATGTATTAACTTTGCAAACCACAATCCAGCTTTCCTCTTGGGGACAGCACACTCATTTTTTATattgaaaataatgaaagttctaaaaaaaccacagagaaattattttcccagTCATGTTTGCAATTCTTTACCCTTAGAATTACATAAGTCTCTATGTTATGACATTTAATTCCTGTTTTTACTCAGCTTTGCCAAAGCAAGGCAACAAAGAATCTTCATTATGTCCTTCTGCCCAAACATTCATAAGTATTTCCACATGAATTGCTCTGGTAATTTTAAAGTTCTGAGGGATTTTCTCCTGGAGCAGGATTGTGATATTCTTCCTGCCATTACTTATGGTAAAGAAGGCAAGCACAGATGGGGGTGCCCTaggaaggaggaggatgggggTTTTTAAAACTGTACAGCtcataaaaatgaatattttaatttcaatttgtTGTGTTTCAGTATGAGAAGTGCTAAGTCAGTGATGCCAACAGCCCTTGGTAAGTGACCTGTGCAGCAAATTCGAGTTGCTGTTATTCTCAAAGCTTCAGATTCTCAAAGCCATATTTCTTAATGAAGTTTTTGGCTTCCAGGAAAAGCATCTTGAGCTCCAGCAGGCAAAAGGGTCTGGTCAGAAAATGAGGCAGTGAAGTGAGAAATAGCAGTTACCCAAGGGATATATCCAGGAGGAGCTACCAATGAGCAGGAATGATGGAGAGTAAAACCAACTCACGTTACACTATGTATTAAAGCAAGCAAAGCAAATCTCCCCCTATCTGATTTTGATGTGAAAGCAATTTTAAATCATGGAGAGGCTCCTACATCGATCTCTCAGACACGTATGCCTAAACTGAAGATGTGGGCAGGCCAGCAGCACtttcaggggctgtgctgatgTCCCATGCAGTTTCCAGATgaagcactgctggctcagagcCCCCATCACTCACCATTGTGTGACATCCCAACAGCCAGGCACTTCTGGAACCTGCAGTACTGACATTTGTTCCTGCTCTTCTTGTGGATGCGGCAGTTCAGGTCACACCTGTCGTAAATCAGCTTCAAGCGGATGGTCCTCCGGAAAAAACCCTGCagggaccagggacagggaagggtaaaaccagggaacagggaaaaaccagggacagggaaaaaccagggacagggaaagggaaaaaccagggaacagggaaaaaccagggaacagggaaaagggaaaaaccagggaacagggaaaagggaaaaaccagggaacagggaaagggaaaaaccagggaacagggaaagggaaaaatcagggaacagggaaagggaaaaaccagggaacaGGAATAGGATGGaaccagggaacagggaaaagggaaaaaccagggaacagggaaaagggaaaaaccaggcaacagggaaagggaaaaaccagggaacagggaaagggaaaaaccagggaacagggaaagggaaaaaccagggaacagggaaaagggaaaaaccagggaacagggaaagggaaaaaccagggaacaGAGAATAGGATGGaaccagggaacagggaaagggaaaaa from Haemorhous mexicanus isolate bHaeMex1 chromosome 11, bHaeMex1.pri, whole genome shotgun sequence includes:
- the PPARG gene encoding peroxisome proliferator-activated receptor gamma, yielding MVDTEMPFWPLNFGISPVDLSAMDDHTHSFDIKPFTTVDFSSISSPHYEDLPLARAEQSGLDYKYDIKLQDCQSAIKLEPPSPPYFSEKVQLYNKAHEEASNSLMAIECRVCGDKASGFHYGVHACEGCKGFFRRTIRLKLIYDRCDLNCRIHKKSRNKCQYCRFQKCLAVGMSHNAIRFGRMPQAEKEKLLAEISSDIEQLNPESADLRALAKHLYDSYIKSFPLTKAKARAILTGKTTDKSPFVIYDMNSLMMGEDQIKCKHVSPLQEENKEVAIRIFQRCQVRSVEAVQEITEFAKNIPGFVNLDLNDQVTLLKYGVHEIIYTLLASLMNKDGVLISDGQGFMTREFLKSLRKPFCDFMEPKFEFAVKFNALELDDSDLAIFIAVIILSGDRPGLLNVKPIEDIQDNLLQALELQLKLNHPESSQLFAKLLQKMTDLRQIVTEHVQLLQVIKKTETDMSLHPLLQEIYKDLY